TCCAGTACCAGGTTTCATCCTGATCTTACACACGACTTTGCTGTGGGGCTTAGAGAGCAAAGGACAAAGGAAGCAAGAAGAGAACTCTTTCTGGTGCAGCAAGTATTGCTAGATGCTCCAACTCTTTCTGGTGATATAAGAAAACTTGTCCCTCTTGCACCACTCTGCCACACTCCCTCAGGGCACCAGGGCTGTGTTTTGCAGTAGTGCGTTGCAACACTGTCCCATAAGGACTCTGTCAGCCCATCACAGTTTCTTTATGCACAGATACCTAGAAGGACCTACTAGCACTATGCTCTTTTGAAGTATGTGGCATGTGGTAATACCATACATGAGCAGATTTCCCTGTACAGAAGATTAGAGGTTTACCCCATTTTTGTAGAGAATTGTCTGGAGGAGAGACCAAAGATCTGGATTCCCTTCTTTATCCAGGTTATAAATCCTATTGCTACTTTGGTTTCTTGACCTCATATCTTCTGGAAAGATACACCTGTCAGCTGGGTGGGCCTCAGATTTGATTCTTAGATTATCACATCACTGTGACCATTGTATGTTTAATGCAACCCAATTTCTGATGTGTATGCTCACGTGACATATGTTGGGAAGAGGACAATCCTTATTGCTCCTACCTGATAGACTGAAAAACATGTAGGCCTGTATTCTCAACAGATACTTATGTGTTTTGAAGAACCAGACCACATGTTGTactttccttctgctgttggtaCAATGACTTAGACTGAGGTCCTAGAActaaaggaggaaggaaaattaGGAGAGATGGCATCTCAGTCCTACCACAGCTCATTCTATTCCTATTTAAATTAAACCAACATAGTACCTAGCTGCTTTTACAGCCTTATTTAGCTTTACCATCTTGCATCTACCAGCAGACAAACGTTGAGTTGTTTGTCTTGGTCAAGACATTGTGCTAATGTGCTTAAAAATGCCACACATTTaacaaagggaacaaaaaaaaagtgattgtTCCCTTCCCCAACACCATCAGCTCTGTCAGAGGAGAATGCTTCACCTGCAGGCCATCACTGATATgttgaaacaaaaatatattgcttGGTATTATTAACTTCTATCTCAACACAAATGAGTCATTTTAAGAGGTTTAGGCTGCACACCACTAAGTCTGTACTATCTATCCTCATTTCTTCCGGACAGGATACCTCATGCAAGACCTTTAGTCTTAGAGGTGGTGTTCATCACATGGGCAAATACAAATCAACACCCAGCAGAGTTTAAGGCAGTCAGATTACCTAATCTGAAATCCTTTCACTGgttcttctttctctgtgaaacagaaaaagtgCAACTACAAGCACTTGCGAAGACATCTGTTTGTTGTTTGGCATACATCAGTCAGTGTCCATTTTTTATAGTGAATGGTCTCCTGGGTAATAGATACAGCTAAAGCTCAAAgatccaacagaaaaaaaaatagtactgcAGCCCTCAGGCCCAGTATGAGACTCATCCTCCCTTATAGTTGATTTACTGTTCCTACTGAGGAGTTTGGAACCTCCCCTCTAAATCTTCTATTAGCCCCTCTTTCTGTATTTCCCTCAACCCCTACTAAAAtgatggtttgatttttttaataattatgacTGGGAAATAAGCAGTACAGAATTTATGAAAGGACATGTTTCTGTCTAGATTATCCCTATTTATGGTTTCTCTTCCTCTAGAAAAAACAATACAAACAACAGCAAGCAATGTAGGATGATGTCCTACTTACTAGTAAGGGAGCTGTAGTGAAATGTCGCTTGAGTAGCTATATTTAAGGGTTAGCTAGAGACAGAGTATAATTACACTAAGAATTAGAAGCTAGACATGCTCAACACTAGCAAAACCTGCTACAGTCCCATGGCAGAAAGGAAGATCTTTACTATCAAAGACCAGGTTCTCAACTTTTAGTTAAACTTCGTTTAAATTCATTTGCTGACTCCCCTTGTCAGCTTTACAAAGCTGTATGATAAACAGTTTCAAGTGTAACCCAGCTAGATAGTTTCAAGGGAAGGTTACTCTGACAACCAGATAAGTTGTTATTTCCCCAAAGGGCCTGGGGCAGCATGTATTAACTCAGTTACTGAAACAACCTCAATTTATTTAATGCTTAATCGTGCTCAGCTGCTAAGAAATACAAGTACTACTGTGGGTATATACAGCTGTATTCATTTACTGACAGTTCAGGCAGTTAAAGTGCTTCTCACCCCTCTTTACAGGGTGTACACCAGAAGTGAAGCCTGTAGATGAAAAAAGCTATAGCAAGTGCGTGTTGTCCTGCACACTGGGTTAATAGGGCCATCAGCAAAGGAACAGGGTACACTCAGAGCAGTGTCTGCAGGCAGTGGAGTCAATTAACAAGAGCCAAAACAGACAAGATATTAGTCATGCACAGCAGCTCCCTTTTAAGTCTTTATTCCAGTAATACCTTGCAAACATTTCATTAAAGGATCACAAAAGAGGTTGCACACATGTGGATGCCAGCTCTTTCAAGGCAGTAAGGACCACAGTAATTGTGGCATTGGTAGCAGTTCTCAAAGCAACACATTTTTTAGTACAGGAGCACTCCCCTAAGTGGTGTTTGGGTGAACTAAGGACTAAGCTTACATATTGGGTAACTGCTACACTCCGTGGGGGATTTTACTCTTGTTTTGTAGGAGTCAAAGTCTCATAGACCTTGTAACTACCGGTGACTGTATTGTAGACTCACTCAGGGTTCTCACACCCTTTAAGTATGTGGCAACGAAATCCTCCCTCCCTCACTGTAAGGAAACCACACTTACCTTTGCAGAGATGAATGCACCTGCCTGGGTAGAAGTCCActtcctgctgcagggaccaAGAGCATCAGACAACAACAGCCCTGTAAATGTGTAACTCAGAAGTGGGAAGCTGTGATTGCCAGGGCATCTACAGGTGACTACGGCAAGGTCCTATGCATGTTCTGGGTAGCCTTTTGAGCCATGTTATCTAGAAATCTGCCCATCACCTCTTATCTCACAAAAGGAATTGATTGCCCTAAAGAGTCAATCCCTCTGAAGTTAAGGGCAGCTTAGTGGCTATTTTTGGGCAACACTCAAGAATTTATGCTTAAAAGTTCAAGTTCTTAATCAAGTTCTCAAGTTGTCTTCTAGTACAGACCCATGCTTCTCTGCATGGACTTTTTATATTTAGAGAGGAAGGTTAGGGGAAAGATAGGACAGCTCAAGATACAAGTCAAATCACAGGCAGCCACCCATGTGCGTGTACTATAGGCCCTGGAACAAGTTAAATAAGAACTGCTGAATGGCAGTGGGGAAGCCTGCAGCTATCCTGTCAAATCAGTTTTGACAGCTTGTAATGTGGAATTCAATACCTTCTCACTGACCTCACTACCATGTATGTCCATAAATAGGAGTTCAGGATTCTCAAGTGCAGTGTCTTGTTTCTATTAGCTAAGGCAGATTTCTCCCCAACAATAGATTAGCTGTTAGACACAGGAGCATCTAACAGTGAACCCCCAGTTCCCATAAATTAGCTACCATCTTAAGCTGAGCAACTGCAGTTCCCTAATGGTGCTAAACCCAGTCTGAGAAATCTTGTTTTATTGAGTTTATCCTTTTACTGAGGTTAAGGATTAAACTGAGAATTGAAGCTACAGTAAACTACCCCAAGAGTTATTTTCTTAATCTAGAGAGAAATAAGGCAGAGGAGACAGTTTAGGACACAAAAAGCCTTTATGTTTGAGAAGTTAACCATTTCAACAGAAGACTCTGAAGTATTTTTGCAACTACTGTTACATTGGACAGTCAAGGATACAAAACTGCTGACAGAAGCAACAGTGGAGAGcaccaaattaaaaaatgcatgcTTCAGCACAACTGCACAGATTCCTCCTCTCAATGAACACTTGCCTGCTCAGACTATACTTAACTCCTACCCATTTCAACTTTACgcctcatcctcctctccttcctcttcaaaCTCCCCCTGCTCATCAGCAGTGGCATCCTGGTATTGCTGGTATTCGGAGACCAGGTCATTCATGTTGCTCTCGGCCTCCGTGAACTCCATTTCATCCATGCCCTCGCCAGTGTACCAGTGCAAGAAAGCCTTGCGCCGGAACATGGCCGTGAACTGCTCCGAGATCCTCTTGAAGAGCTCCTGAATAGCCGTGCTGTTGCCAATGAAGGTGGCGGACATCTTGAGGCCGCGCGGGGGGATGTCGCAGACGGCCGTCTTCACGTTGTTGGGGATCCACTCCACAAAGTAGCTGCTGTTCTTGTTCTGCACGTTGAGCATCTGCTCGTCCACCTCCTTCATGGACATGCGGCCCCGGAAGATGGCGGCCACCGTCAGGTAGCGGCCGTGGCGGGGGTCGCAGGCGGCCATCATGTTCTTGGAGTCGAACATCTGCTGCGTCAGCTCGGGCACCGTCAGGGCTCGGTACTGCTGGCTGCCACGGCTGGTGAGGGGGGCGAAGCCCGGCATGAAGAAGTGCAGCCGAGGGAAAGGCACCATGTTGACCGCCAGCTTGCGCAGGTCGGCGTTCAGCTGGCCGGGGAAGCGAAGGCAGGTGGTCACGCCGCTCATGGTGGCCGACACCAGGTGGTTGAGGTCCCCGTACGTGGGAGTGGTCAGCTTCAGGGTGCGGAAGCAAATGTCATACAGGGCCTCGTTGTCAATGCAGTAGGTCTCGTCCGTGTTCTCCACCAGCTGGTGCACAGAGAGGGTGGCATTGTAGGGCTCCACCACCGTGTCCGACACCTTGGGGGAGGGCATGACGCTGAACGTGTTCATGATGCGGTCGGGGTACTCCTCCCGGATCTTGCTGATGAGGAGAGTGCCCATCCCGGAGCCCGTGCCGCCGCCCAGCGAGTGGGTCAGCTGGAAGCCCTGCAGGCAGTCACAGCTCTCCGACTCCTTCCTCACCACATCCAGGACAGAGTCCACCAGCTCGGCACCTTCCGTGTAGTGCCCCTTGGCCCAGTTGTTGCCAGCCCCGCTCTGACCTAGAGGGAGGACCAGAAGCAAGGCGCCACATCAGTGCCCCGCGGAGGAACGGAGCATCCCCCTTCTCCCGCCCCATGGGCTGCGCCCCTCGCTTCCACCCCCACTGTCCTCTTGGGGTTCGGGTCCCCCAGGGTCACTCGCGTGCTCCCTCTGAGCCTTTTCTACGCTGGGAGCTCCCGCTCTGGGGCTCCTCCCTGCCACACTCACTCACCAAAGACAAAGTTGTCGGGCCGGAAGATCTGTCCAAAGGGGCCGGAGCGCACCGAGTCCATCGTGCCGGGCTCCAGGTCCACCAGGATGGCACGGGGGACGTACTTGTTACCTGCGGGAGGAACCAGCGCCAGCGTTATGGCCCCGCAGCcgcagccagcgccccaggagcCCGGCTGGGCTCCCTGCCGCCTCCCTGCGATTCGCTGCCCAAGACAGGGAGGTGAGGGAATTTGGAGGGAGGTAGTCAGGGATGGGAATACAAAGCAGCCACCTAAGCTGTGTACGGGCATCACCCACTACAGGGAGGGCGGGGGAACAGCCCCCACGGCAGAATGGGCAGGGGgcacccctgcctgcccccccccccccgccagcggcACTTGGCCGGGAAGCTCGTTACAAAGGGGCGTTACCGGTGGCTTCATTGTAGTAGACGTTGATCCTCTCCAGCTGCAGGTCGCTGTCCCCGTGGTAGCTGCCGGTGGGGTCGATGCCATGCTCATCGCTGATGACCTCCCAGAACTGCAGGGAccgcgcgggggcgggggggggcgcggcgggggtcAGCGCCGCCACGCCCCGCCTGCGCCCCCTGGCCAAAGCCCCGCGACGTGGCGCGCAGGGATTCGCCGCGCGTGGGGGCGGCCCCGCCAGACGCAGCCGCTACCGCgcccctcacacccccccccccccccctccccagcgggAGAGGTGTGGCACCGGCTCGGCgcccccttcctccccccgccCGGCACCCCCACAGCCCGCGAGGGGCGGGTGAACGGCCGGGCTGCACACCACCctcaccccccccgccccccccccccgcaaaaaaaGCCGCGCCGCGCCCACGCCCTGGAAGTCCCCCGCGACGCGACGAGCCGCCCCGCGCGGACCCTCCCGCGGCGGGTCGCGCCCGGCGGCGCTCGGTAGCGGGAAGGCGGGTGGGGCTCCCGGCAGCACTCTCCCGGGACACGCGGAGCCCGGCAGCGCGGACACCGCCCCGCAGCCGGCCCCAGCCGCGGGCAGACGACCGCGGGGCCGGCCCGTACCTTGGCGCCGATCTGGTTGCCGCACTGCCCGGCCTGGATGTGCACGATCTCACGCATGGTGCCGGTGTCCGCCGCTGTCCCGCTGCCGCCGATCCCTCCGCCACCCGCTCCCGCACTCGCCGCTGCAgcggccgcgccccgcgccgccacCTTAAATGGggggccgcgccccgccccgccggtgaCGTCATGCGGGAACGGCGCGGAGCCAATGGGCGCGCGGCGACGGGGCGGGGCTGCGGCATTGTCTCCCgcagcggggggcggggcggggcgttgggggcggggcagggggcggggctcCCTGGGAGCGGCTCCCTGGGAGCggccccggtgccgccgccgccgccccggttGGCCGCTGACAGCGGGGACAAAGGCGCAGAGTGCGGCGGCGGCACGGTGGCCTGGGGCGCCCATGCGtgagccggccccgccgccgcgctgccggcggCCGCCGTTTCTCCGCCCTCCCACGGCCGCCGCAGCCTTTTGTTCCCGGGGCCGAGCGGCTTTCCCTGCCGCAGCAGCGGGCGTTGCCgccggggggagggagggggagggggagggggagcccGGCGGCTGccaccgcccccgccccccgctgATGCCTCCGCTCACACGGCGCCGGCGGGAGACTCCCCTCCCCGCGGGGACACCGCCAGGCGCCGGTGGCTGCCGCCCCTCTGCCGGCGCAAGTCCGCACCGGCGGGCAGGAGCCCCGCGCCCCGACCCGGTTCATCTGCCCCGGCAGGACGCGGGGGGGTTCCCCCCAGCACGGGCTGTGCCCTGTAACCCCTCGTCCGCCCACCCTGTCCCCCGGGCGATCCCTGCCTGTCGCTCCCCAGGGCCGAGCTCagctttcctctccccgcctcgAAAGGTCGGGTTCAGTCCCCGGAGCTGAGCCAGGAGCCGCCCTCTGGCAACGCGACCGGCTGCGCGCTGTCCCCGCTCCGGCTACGGCCACCAGCGACCCCCAGCCAGACAATAGACGGCGCGGGTGCTGCTGCACAGGGCCCGGGGGCTTGGGGGGGTATTTTCCCTCATCTCTGCAGCAGTCGGGTCTTGCAAAAGCTCGCAGCACGTCGTCGCTTCGTTGCGGGTTTACACCCGCTGAGggatgaagaaaggaaaggagttggaaagggcggggggggcgcaAGGGAAGGCTGAACACGTGCGCCCCGGAGATGCTTCCCCGGTACGGCACCGCGGGCATTACAACGGCGGCAGAGGGCGGGCAGGGCACATGCCCGCGCcgccagaggaggaggaagaggagggcggCGGGAGGAAGGGCGGCACGGTCCGCGCCGCGCCCGGTGCCCTTTGGTGCGGGCAGCGCGGCGTGTCGGCTCCTCGTCGGTGTCGGCTGTTTCCCAGCGCCGCTCGCCCCGGCGTGTGTCGCCGTGGGGGGGTGCGGCACCCCCGAGGGGCTGCCCAGACCCCCGGGAAGCGCCGGCTGGCTCCCCGCAGCCAGCGCCGGGCGGCACCCCACTAAACCCGGCCTTACTGACCCACTAGATAGAGGCTACAGCTATTCTAGGGCTGCAGATAAAAGTCCATCACCGCTTCCGACCCGTATTTCTTCAACACgctcttctttcctttgttctaTCCATGTGCCGATCCCCCTAATCTTTCTAACCTCATTTATGCAGATCGATGAGCCAGCCCACGGATCACTCCAGAGCCGATTTTACATTCTTCCAGGACAACCTGCAGAACAACCCGTTTTCCTCTGGCTGATGTGCCGAAGCATCCACACCTTTCTTTTGTTCGCCTTACGGGAAGAAGGCATCCCAGCTCCAAAAGGGGATGCTGGAAAATACGTTCTCAGGTTCGTCTCTTCAGCAGcgattttgagaaaaataaacctGATCACCTGcgctccctgtgaaatctgtttttacTGGTCTAAGCCAGGAGCCGTTTAATTATTTGGTTGACTACACTTCACAAATAATGTGTAGCTTTAATTCCAAGCGAACATTTTTTTTTCGTGGCATGTTAACTGCATAATCAACATCCCCATCTACAattacttgtttaaaaataacttgcagaTTAGCAACTCCGGTGGACCACTGACCGCTTCAGGTAATGAGGCAAAGTAACATCGGTCTTTCCCACGGCTGCTGTGGGTGTGCTCCTGAAAACAGTCGCAGCCAAACTCTGTTACAGCAGAGCTGGTGCAAAATACAGGTACCGTGACTGCTCACCACCATCATTTCCAAGAATTCTGTGTATCGTACACTGCATATTAGTTATTTACTCGAAGAATTATTGACATTTCAGTGAGAAAGGGAGTAGCTGATTTGACACATCCTCCATACCTGCGTTAAGCTCATTCCTAACAGCTTGAGGCTTCGAAGGAAgccattttaaaattcaattcgAGGAAAACAGATATTAACACTGGAGGAAAGAAACCCACCCCAACTGctttatcttaaaataaattaattcatatttttgAAGGGTGGGGGGGATTCAAGTACATCTTCTGTATAGAGCTTGTtgagactggaagaaaaaaaaaacaacgtgAAATGTTTGTTTCTAAAGTAAATTGCTCTGTTACTGAGGGATGAAGGAGGAAATCCAGGTCTAGCTTTTCTGCAGCCCCTACTTAAGACCCTTTAGAGGCGAACAGCAGCCATTCTGGTCACTTTGGAAGAGACTGCAGACAGGGTCCAGCTTAATTCGAAGGTAAGCATTTGAAATGGAGGGTTTCTCAAAGGTTCAGCGTATCTTACTGCGGATTACTAGCAGGGAAATGAACTGTTGGGCTATTAGCTGCCGGtgcctctctctcccctctctgtATTTGTCTCACATCGATGTGTCTGTCAGAGCAGCCCATGCCCCAGCTCTGGGGCCGGCCCTGGCTGGATTCCTCCATCCCCGGTCTCCCCGGcaaccacccccccccaccccccccacccccccgccatcCTGAGCAGAAACGAGCtgcacaaaaaagaaaggaacaaaaaaagccTGCAACATTTTCACTCGGCCTGCTGATTTCCCAGGGTGTAAAAGCAGCGTGGCCAGGGGAGTGCAGAAATGGCAGCGGCTGAGTGGGTGAAATGCTGGCCCGCAGGGCTGTAATGCAGCTGTCCTCGCCGAAcataagagaggaggaataacGTGACCTCAGTCAAGAGTCTGTTTAATGAAGCTCAGAGAATCCAGTGTTACCTCTCCCCCCCTCACTTTCATGGTTCCCATCCTCCCAGCTCCAAGGTTGGGTGTGATCACTGTCACAACCTCCGTCTTAAGCTACTGAAGTGGCCACTGATTAAAGTTCCAACTCCCTTGCAGGGTGCAGAAGGTTGCAAAAGACAGCTAACAAAAGCCCAAGGGAAGGACTCTGTCATTTTACTTTATAATAGGAAATAAGTGCATTTGTGTGATGTACTGCAGTGCAGTTTGCGGGTCATTAGAAGGTTTTTCCTAAAGAGAAACTGGCTCTTCCTTTCAGAAAACACGTACACATCCCATGGCTCAACATCCCATTTCATGGGTCGCGTTCTTGTCTGTGGCTCCTCTCAGAAGGACATGAATGACTTAAAGACCTTGAAGATATGCCCAAACCCACAAGAGTGGCACCCAGGCTTTCCATATCTTGCAAGGTGGGATGCTGTAGtatataaaaatgagaaagaaatttggACTCTCACAAGTTGAGGTCCTACGCCACAGACCAGGCTAGACAGTAGGTGAC
The DNA window shown above is from Strix aluco isolate bStrAlu1 chromosome 1, bStrAlu1.hap1, whole genome shotgun sequence and carries:
- the LOC141924576 gene encoding tubulin beta-2 chain; the encoded protein is MREIVHIQAGQCGNQIGAKFWEVISDEHGIDPTGSYHGDSDLQLERINVYYNEATGNKYVPRAILVDLEPGTMDSVRSGPFGQIFRPDNFVFGQSGAGNNWAKGHYTEGAELVDSVLDVVRKESESCDCLQGFQLTHSLGGGTGSGMGTLLISKIREEYPDRIMNTFSVMPSPKVSDTVVEPYNATLSVHQLVENTDETYCIDNEALYDICFRTLKLTTPTYGDLNHLVSATMSGVTTCLRFPGQLNADLRKLAVNMVPFPRLHFFMPGFAPLTSRGSQQYRALTVPELTQQMFDSKNMMAACDPRHGRYLTVAAIFRGRMSMKEVDEQMLNVQNKNSSYFVEWIPNNVKTAVCDIPPRGLKMSATFIGNSTAIQELFKRISEQFTAMFRRKAFLHWYTGEGMDEMEFTEAESNMNDLVSEYQQYQDATADEQGEFEEEGEEDEA